A window of Desulfovibrio sp. X2 contains these coding sequences:
- the rplU gene encoding 50S ribosomal protein L21 yields MFAIIETGGKQYRVEEGRHFNVERVDAEAGAEFVLEKVLLVNNGGNVTVGAPYVESAKVTCEVLEHGRGEKVVIFKKRRRKDSAVKRGHRQEFTTLKVKAISA; encoded by the coding sequence ATGTTCGCGATTATCGAAACGGGCGGCAAGCAGTATCGCGTCGAGGAAGGTCGGCATTTCAATGTCGAGCGCGTCGATGCGGAGGCCGGTGCCGAATTCGTTCTGGAAAAGGTTCTTCTGGTGAACAACGGCGGAAACGTGACCGTGGGCGCGCCCTACGTCGAGTCCGCCAAGGTGACGTGCGAGGTGCTCGAGCACGGTCGCGGCGAGAAGGTCGTGATCTTCAAGAAGCGCCGTCGCAAGGACTCCGCCGTCAAGCGCGGCCACCGTCAGGAGTTCACCACCCTGAAAGTCAAGGCCATCAGCGCCTAA
- a CDS encoding General secretory system II protein E domain protein: MSENGTTKGVQEMIAAFRGASGIAEDGAAAAALASGGVLHPYAALAETDKERGEDALVLAAAWLKEYGGHPEDVLLRRMAVGRGALLAALSVHTGLPAFSFTECLAIPPELLHALPEKVFAERRWFPVGVDHGAVIVAAAEPRDEDVRREAAACFPERELRWLVALRRDVRDLCLDYTPRLSGRQIGTERTALAQWRNTMATWRTRMACWRTSMAESRTWLNILRWGLGFVALGEGLMRSNYAGDVPLDILCMAGGFLVAVFSTVVYLRLRFSRFRPPTVQKLVEVSAVTLQFLEDYHFLKDEGAHRHYGEDKDKRTMLGRLGGFLNAYSTIMEISDGFAQRIHLARERNVLAAQRTVCACYRTIASRARTGLAFLRTGVTIFCLGLGLLHYFSLGPWSIVDGAMTLLGAGMIVDGAIWYLPVRKEYSTTPRCMAGSLYED, encoded by the coding sequence ATGTCTGAGAACGGCACCACCAAGGGCGTGCAGGAGATGATAGCGGCCTTTCGCGGCGCCTCCGGCATAGCCGAGGACGGAGCCGCGGCCGCGGCCCTGGCCTCGGGCGGCGTGCTCCACCCCTACGCGGCCCTGGCCGAGACGGACAAGGAGCGCGGCGAGGACGCCCTGGTCCTGGCCGCGGCCTGGCTCAAGGAATACGGCGGCCACCCCGAGGACGTGCTCCTGCGGCGCATGGCCGTGGGGCGCGGCGCCCTGCTGGCGGCCCTGTCCGTCCACACCGGGCTGCCCGCCTTCTCCTTCACCGAGTGCCTGGCCATCCCGCCGGAGCTGCTGCACGCCCTGCCCGAGAAAGTCTTTGCCGAGCGGCGCTGGTTCCCGGTGGGCGTGGACCACGGCGCCGTGATCGTGGCCGCGGCCGAGCCCCGCGACGAGGACGTGCGCCGCGAGGCGGCGGCCTGCTTCCCGGAGCGGGAGCTGCGCTGGCTGGTGGCGCTTCGCCGCGACGTGCGCGACCTCTGCCTGGACTACACGCCGCGCCTCTCCGGCCGCCAGATCGGCACGGAGCGCACGGCGCTGGCGCAGTGGCGCAACACCATGGCCACCTGGCGCACGCGCATGGCCTGCTGGCGCACGAGCATGGCCGAGTCGCGCACCTGGCTGAACATCCTCAGGTGGGGGCTCGGCTTCGTGGCCCTGGGCGAAGGGCTCATGCGCAGCAACTACGCGGGCGACGTGCCCCTGGACATCCTGTGCATGGCGGGCGGCTTCCTGGTGGCCGTGTTCAGCACGGTGGTCTACCTGCGCCTGCGCTTCTCGCGCTTCCGCCCGCCCACGGTGCAGAAGCTGGTGGAGGTCTCGGCCGTGACCCTGCAGTTCCTGGAGGACTACCACTTCCTCAAGGACGAGGGCGCGCACCGCCACTACGGCGAGGACAAGGACAAGCGCACCATGCTCGGCAGGCTGGGCGGGTTCCTGAACGCCTACTCCACGATCATGGAGATCTCCGACGGCTTCGCCCAGCGCATCCACCTGGCGCGCGAGCGCAACGTCCTGGCCGCGCAGCGCACGGTCTGCGCCTGCTACCGCACCATCGCCTCGCGGGCGCGCACCGGCCTCGCCTTCCTGCGCACCGGGGTGACCATCTTCTGCCTGGGCCTCGGCCTCCTGCACTACTTCTCCCTCGGCCCCTGGTCGATCGTGGACGGCGCCATGACGCTGCTCGGCGCGGGCATGATCGTGGACGGCGCCATATGGTACCTGCCCGTGCGCAAGGAGTACTCCACCACGCCGCGCTGCATGGCCGGGAGCCTCTATGAGGATTAA
- the cgtA gene encoding Obg family GTPase CgtA produces MRFVDEATITAKAGNGGHGCVSFRREKYIPRGGPNGGDGGDGGDVILRASPRLLTLYDFRMKRVYEAENGRPGQGSQMYGRAGQDLVIEVPVGTLVYEIIDPAAKDAAAKAEGGAKGAVPPQPRYVPDAPMAIEEDDAPDEEEAPEAADSDESDDAPRAWNPYARDVPKTLLADLSEPGQEYVVARGGRGGKGNEHFKSSTMRAPRFAQPGEGGEQRRLRLELKILADVGLVGLPNAGKSTFISAVSRARPKIAAYPFTTLVPNLGVVDDDIGRQLVIADIPGLVEGAHEGLGLGHTFLKHVERTRILVHLLAAEETVGDAPFAGFDLIDEELARFSPALAEKPQIRVINKIDTLTPDELAGLREAAESEGRSLRFISAMRGDGVDELMDEVWRLAKPLPSSESSDPEASETDTQADEARKP; encoded by the coding sequence ATGCGATTCGTCGACGAAGCGACCATCACCGCCAAGGCGGGCAACGGCGGCCACGGCTGCGTCTCCTTCCGCCGCGAGAAGTACATCCCCCGGGGCGGCCCCAACGGCGGCGACGGCGGCGACGGCGGCGACGTCATCCTGCGCGCCTCCCCCCGCCTGCTCACCCTCTACGACTTCCGCATGAAGCGGGTCTACGAGGCCGAGAACGGGCGGCCGGGCCAGGGCAGCCAGATGTACGGCCGCGCGGGCCAGGACCTGGTCATCGAGGTGCCCGTGGGCACCCTGGTCTACGAGATCATCGACCCCGCCGCCAAGGACGCGGCCGCCAAGGCCGAGGGCGGCGCCAAGGGCGCCGTCCCCCCGCAGCCGCGCTACGTGCCCGACGCCCCCATGGCCATCGAGGAAGACGACGCGCCCGACGAGGAGGAAGCGCCCGAGGCCGCCGACTCCGACGAGTCCGACGACGCGCCCCGCGCCTGGAACCCCTACGCCAGGGACGTGCCCAAGACGCTGCTCGCGGACCTCTCCGAGCCGGGCCAGGAATACGTGGTCGCGCGCGGCGGGCGCGGCGGCAAGGGCAACGAGCACTTCAAGTCCTCCACCATGCGCGCCCCGCGCTTCGCCCAGCCGGGCGAGGGCGGCGAGCAGCGCCGCCTGCGCCTGGAGCTCAAGATCCTGGCCGACGTCGGCCTCGTGGGCCTGCCCAACGCGGGCAAGTCCACCTTCATCTCCGCCGTCTCGCGCGCCAGGCCCAAGATCGCGGCCTACCCCTTCACCACCCTGGTGCCCAACCTCGGCGTGGTCGACGACGACATCGGCCGCCAGCTCGTCATCGCCGACATCCCCGGCCTGGTCGAGGGCGCGCACGAGGGCCTCGGCCTCGGCCACACCTTCCTCAAGCACGTGGAGCGCACGCGCATCCTGGTGCACCTCCTGGCCGCCGAGGAGACCGTGGGCGACGCTCCCTTCGCGGGCTTCGACCTGATCGACGAGGAGCTGGCCCGCTTCTCGCCCGCCCTGGCCGAAAAGCCCCAGATCAGGGTCATCAACAAGATCGACACCCTCACCCCGGACGAGCTCGCCGGCCTGCGCGAGGCGGCCGAGTCCGAGGGACGCTCCCTGCGCTTCATCTCCGCCATGCGCGGCGACGGCGTGGACGAGCTCATGGACGAGGTCTGGCGGCTGGCCAAGCCCCTGCCGTCGTCCGAGTCTTCCGATCCCGAGGCATCCGAAACGGACACGCAGGCCGACGAGGCCCGCAAACCCTGA
- a CDS encoding NAD(P)H-dependent oxidoreductase, with protein MRILLVLAHPAPGSLNHAIADAARQALVQAGHEVDFHDLCAEGFDPHLPGPEIPRGASLPADLARRCAELAEAEGIVIVHPNWWGMPPAVLTGWVDRVVRPGTAYEFVEGDSGEGVPCGLLKARWAAVFNTSNTFPDREAAVFGDPLERIWKDCVFGLCGVNDVTRRTFSVVVTSTPEEREAWLAEVRATVTALAGRR; from the coding sequence ATGCGCATCCTTCTCGTCCTCGCCCATCCCGCGCCCGGCAGCCTGAACCACGCCATAGCCGACGCAGCGCGGCAGGCCCTCGTCCAGGCGGGACACGAGGTGGATTTCCACGACCTCTGTGCCGAAGGCTTCGACCCCCACCTGCCAGGCCCGGAGATCCCGCGCGGCGCGAGCCTGCCCGCGGACCTCGCCCGCCGTTGCGCGGAGCTGGCCGAGGCCGAGGGCATCGTCATCGTGCACCCCAACTGGTGGGGCATGCCCCCGGCCGTGCTCACCGGCTGGGTGGACCGCGTGGTGCGGCCCGGCACGGCCTACGAGTTCGTCGAGGGCGACTCGGGCGAGGGCGTGCCCTGCGGCCTGCTCAAGGCCCGCTGGGCAGCGGTCTTCAACACCTCCAACACCTTTCCCGATCGCGAGGCCGCCGTGTTCGGCGATCCCCTCGAGCGCATCTGGAAGGACTGCGTCTTCGGCCTGTGCGGCGTGAACGACGTGACGCGACGGACCTTCTCCGTGGTCGTGACCTCGACCCCGGAGGAGCGCGAGGCCTGGCTGGCCGAGGTCCGCGCCACCGTCACCGCCCTGGCCGGACGGCGCTGA
- the rpmA gene encoding 50S ribosomal protein L27: MAHKKAGGSSRNGRDSAGQRRGVKRFGGQKVLAGNVLVRQLGTKVHPGDGVGMGRDFTLFALVEGVVRYETYRRNNRVKTRVHVEPVPA; the protein is encoded by the coding sequence ATGGCTCACAAAAAAGCAGGCGGCAGTTCGCGCAACGGTCGCGACAGCGCCGGACAGCGTCGTGGCGTGAAGCGCTTCGGCGGCCAGAAGGTCCTGGCCGGCAACGTGCTCGTGCGTCAGCTCGGCACCAAGGTCCACCCCGGCGACGGCGTGGGCATGGGCCGCGACTTCACCCTCTTCGCCCTGGTCGAAGGCGTGGTGCGCTACGAGACCTATCGCCGCAACAACAGGGTCAAGACCCGCGTGCACGTGGAGCCCGTCCCGGCGTAA
- a CDS encoding response regulator translates to MGKAKIMVIDDEKIVVDMLGMHFKNNGYDVATFLAAEPALERLKEERFDVIITDLKMKGIDGMELLKTVKSLYPDVHVIMITAYAQLNTAIEAFRGQVHDFYPKPFKIKDLLASVERALAEQQAAREAE, encoded by the coding sequence ATGGGTAAGGCGAAGATAATGGTCATCGACGACGAGAAGATCGTCGTCGACATGCTCGGCATGCATTTCAAGAACAACGGCTACGACGTGGCCACCTTCCTCGCGGCCGAGCCCGCGCTCGAGCGGCTGAAGGAGGAGCGTTTCGACGTCATCATCACCGACCTGAAGATGAAGGGCATCGACGGCATGGAGCTTCTGAAGACCGTGAAGTCGCTCTACCCGGACGTGCACGTGATCATGATCACGGCCTACGCCCAGCTGAACACGGCCATCGAGGCCTTTCGCGGCCAGGTGCACGACTTCTACCCCAAGCCCTTCAAGATCAAGGACCTGCTCGCCTCCGTGGAGCGGGCCCTGGCCGAGCAGCAGGCCGCGCGCGAGGCGGAATAG
- a CDS encoding ATP-binding protein yields MRIKSKLVFGSAINLCLIILAAGVAWQGVSGALSRLRVVEIQDDLNASFLEMRLSEKNYFLFGDDSALSEIASRIASCFEELRSSREAIERGAGTENYQALERYLTGYAAAVEKTRATGARGPKAEAALRESGRQLREFSSNMVRQVRAQVNSILASTRHIMTVALVLIVFTGVLSVPLLFRKILASLRKLESLAKTIAGGDFSQIEEPAGDDEVDSTVRAMNAMSRQLSSREAELLQSKKLASLGVLTAGVAHEITNPLNNISMLAQTFEGFYQSFDDEARLGMMRQVEHEVTRIQEIVSHLLDFSKPKKVEPERAQLNDVVKGALRLVNNMLHVSNMHAELELAESLDPVRVNAPQIQQVLVNLVTNAIQAMSEGGTVRLATSASPEPGFARITVTDTGKGIPPEHLPHIFDPFFSTKGVEGSGLGLSVSYGIVKNHGGRLHAESVVGQGTVFTVDLPLDISKDIPQDMPQDAPQDARPDTVRETQAETRRDDEARARAAVRRADDEEEPERTAQSAARADEKAEENDG; encoded by the coding sequence ATGAGGATTAAGAGCAAGCTCGTCTTCGGCAGCGCCATCAACCTCTGCCTGATCATCCTGGCCGCGGGCGTGGCCTGGCAGGGGGTCAGCGGCGCGCTGTCCAGGCTCCGCGTGGTCGAGATCCAGGACGACCTGAACGCCTCGTTCCTGGAGATGCGGCTCTCGGAGAAGAACTACTTCCTCTTCGGCGACGACTCGGCCCTGTCCGAGATCGCATCGCGCATCGCGTCCTGCTTCGAGGAGCTCAGAAGCTCGCGCGAGGCCATCGAGCGCGGCGCCGGGACCGAGAACTACCAGGCGCTGGAGCGCTACCTGACCGGCTACGCCGCGGCCGTGGAGAAGACCCGGGCCACGGGCGCGCGCGGCCCGAAGGCCGAGGCGGCGCTGCGCGAGTCCGGCCGCCAGCTGCGCGAGTTCTCCTCGAACATGGTGCGCCAGGTGCGCGCGCAGGTGAACTCCATCCTGGCCTCCACGCGGCACATCATGACCGTGGCGCTCGTGCTCATCGTCTTCACCGGCGTGCTCTCCGTGCCGCTGCTCTTCAGGAAGATCCTGGCCTCGCTCCGAAAGCTCGAATCCCTGGCCAAGACCATCGCGGGCGGCGACTTCAGCCAGATCGAGGAGCCCGCGGGCGACGACGAGGTCGATTCCACGGTGCGGGCCATGAACGCCATGTCGCGCCAGCTGAGCTCGCGCGAGGCGGAGCTCCTGCAGTCCAAGAAGCTCGCCTCCCTCGGCGTGCTCACCGCGGGCGTGGCCCACGAGATCACCAATCCGCTGAACAACATCTCCATGCTCGCCCAGACCTTCGAGGGCTTCTACCAAAGCTTCGACGACGAGGCGCGGCTCGGCATGATGCGCCAGGTGGAGCACGAGGTGACGCGCATCCAGGAGATCGTCTCCCACCTGCTGGACTTCTCCAAGCCCAAGAAGGTGGAGCCCGAGCGCGCGCAGCTGAACGACGTGGTCAAGGGCGCCCTGCGCCTGGTGAACAACATGCTGCACGTCTCCAACATGCACGCCGAGCTCGAGCTGGCCGAAAGTCTGGACCCCGTGCGGGTCAACGCGCCGCAGATCCAGCAGGTGCTGGTGAACCTCGTGACCAACGCCATCCAGGCCATGTCCGAGGGCGGCACGGTGCGCCTGGCCACCTCGGCCTCGCCCGAGCCCGGGTTCGCGCGCATCACGGTCACGGACACGGGCAAGGGCATCCCGCCCGAGCACCTGCCGCACATCTTCGACCCCTTCTTCAGCACCAAGGGCGTGGAGGGCAGCGGGCTCGGGCTCTCGGTGAGCTACGGCATCGTCAAGAACCACGGCGGACGGCTGCACGCCGAGAGCGTGGTGGGCCAGGGCACCGTCTTCACCGTGGACCTGCCCCTGGATATTTCCAAGGACATCCCGCAGGATATGCCGCAGGATGCACCGCAGGACGCCCGGCCGGACACGGTCCGGGAGACGCAGGCGGAGACGCGGCGGGACGACGAGGCACGGGCCCGGGCCGCGGTCAGGAGAGCGGACGACGAAGAGGAACCGGAGCGGACGGCCCAGAGCGCTGCCCGCGCGGACGAGAAAGCGGAGGAGAACGATGGGTAA